One segment of Thermoanaerobacter kivui DNA contains the following:
- the yidD gene encoding membrane protein insertion efficiency factor YidD has translation MKNVVIFLIKLYQRYISPMKPRACRFYPTCSQYSIEAISKHGLLKGGIMSIWRILRCNPFNPGGYDPVK, from the coding sequence ATGAAAAATGTTGTTATTTTTTTAATTAAGTTGTATCAAAGATATATTTCGCCTATGAAGCCAAGGGCTTGTAGATTTTACCCAACTTGTTCTCAATATTCTATAGAAGCAATATCAAAGCATGGACTTTTAAAGGGCGGAATTATGTCAATTTGGCGGATTTTAAGGTGCAATCCCTTTAATCCTGGGGGATACGACCCTGTAAAATAA